Genomic window (Paraglaciecola psychrophila 170):
CCCCGATGCTGTCGCGATGTGACATCACATCACTGCACTGCATATTTTGTTCGATGCACTTCATGCTTTCTTCTATTTGATATTCAAAGCCGTTAATCGGATGAGGTATATCAATACTTTGTATTAATCTGTCATCACGGTAAATAGCAGCGCTATCAGTATCCCAAAAACATGCGGGTAAATTGACGTACCCTTCGGTGCCCACTATTCTCATGGTATTGCTTGTTTGAGATAACATGGAACATGTAAATTGCGCATAACGACCCGAAGCATAATACATGTTGGCAAATACGTGACCGTCAACATTTAGATCAGTTAATTGCCCCATAGCCTGCACTTTATCTGGATGTTCCTGAAGAAGAAACTGACTGACAGTAATACTATAAATGCCTAAATCAAGCAGAGAGCCACCAGCAAGTTCCGCTTTAAGTAAGCGACTGTTTTCTTGCTTTTGAAATGCAAAACCAATCTCTGACTGAATATATTGAATATCACCGATTATACCTTCATTTAACAACTGCCTAAGTTGTGATAAACAAGGCATGAATCGGCTCCATAAAGCCTCTTGTAGCAGTAAGTTTTTGCTTTGCGCTAAGTCAGCTAATAATTGCATTTGCTTGGCGTTCACTGTGCAAGGTTTCTCTACCAGAACATGCTTACCCGCTTCTAAACACATTTTGGCTTGTTGGTAGTGAAAGTTATGTGGAGTAGCAATGTAAATAATATCGATCTCAGGGTCAGCTAACATTTGCACGTAATCTGCGTATATCTTTTCAATTTGATAAGTATTAGCAAAATTGATTGCTCGCTCTTCTGAACGACTGGCGACAGCCAAAATTTTACCTTTTTTTGACGACGCGATTGCTTTTGCAAATGTATTTGCAATATTTCCAGGACCAATAACGCCCCAATTAAAGCTTTGCATGTTTTACCTTGTTAACAACTTTATAGAATAAAATACTACGATAACTGATGATAAATCACATCCATTATTCATAAAAAGCCACACTAAAAAATCACAATACCTTTTACCCTGCCCTTGCACTGAATTACACTACCCACAAATTAACTCTATAAAGACAGTTATGGCTCAATACGTTTACAGCATGCTTCGGGTCGGTAAAGTGGTTCCACCCGGCAAACATATCTTAAAAAACATTTCTCTCAGCTTCTTCCCTGGAGCCAAAATTGGCGTATTGGGTTTAAATGGCTCAGGTAAATCAACGTTACTAAAAATTATGGCTGGTATAGATACTGATATTGAAGGTGAGGCTATTCCTCAAACCGGACTAAAAATTGGCTATCTGCCCCAAGAACCTCAATTGGACGAAACTAAAGATGTTCGCGGCAACATTGAAGAAGCAGTGGCAGATGTAGCACATGCCCTAAAACGTATCGATGAAGTCTATGCTGCGTATGCGGAAGAAAACGCTGATTTTGATGCTCTAGCCAAAGAGCAAGGTGAGCTCGAAGCCATCATCCAAAGTAAAGATGGGCATAATCTCGAAAATGCTTTAGAGCGCGCAGCCGATGCCTTACGCCTGCCTCCGTGGGATGCAGACGTTAGCAAATTATCAGGAGGTGAGCGCCGCCGTGTTGCTTTGTGTAAGTTGTTACTCGAAAAACCAGAAATGTTACTACTCGATGAACCTACCAACCACTTGGATGCGGAGTCAGTAGCATGGTTAGAACGTTTCTTACATGATTATGAAGGCACAGTAGTGGCGATCACCCACGATAGATACTTCCTTGATAATGTAGCGGGCTGGATACTCGAGCTTGACCGTGGACAAGGTATTCCTTGGGAAGGTAACTATTCATCTTGGTTAGAACAAAAAGATGCACGTTTGCAACAAGAAGAGAAAACCGAGAGCGCTAGGCAAAAATCCATCAAAACGGAACTTGAATGGGTACGTTCAAATGCCAAAGGTCGCCAATCTAAAAGCAAAGCGCGTATGGCTAGGTTTGAAGAGCTTAATACTGGTGATTACCAAAAACGCAATGAAACCAATGAGTTATTTATTCCACCCGGTGAGCGTTTGGGTGAAAAAGTCATTGAAGTCACGGGTTTAAGAAAATCCTATGGTGACAGGTTGTTAATAGACGATCTTACATTCAAAATGCCCAAAGGAGCCATTGTTGGCATAGTCGGCCCTAACGGTGCGGGTAAATCCACTTTATTCAAAATGCTCAGCGGCGACGAACAACCCGATGCCGGTAAAATTGATGTCGGTGAATCAGTACAGTTAGCCAGCGTCGATCAATTCCGCGATCAAACGAACGGGGGCAATACGGTGTATAAAGAAATCTCTGATGATTCAGAAATTATCCGCATTGGAAACTTTGAACTGAACAGCCGCGCTTACTGCGGACGATTTAATTTTAAAGGTTCAGATCAACAAAAGTTTATGAAAGACTTGTCTGGTGGTGAACGCAACAGAGTGCACTTGGCTAAATTATTAAAAGCCGGCGGCAATGTATTATTGCTAGATGAGCCCACCAATGATCTGGATGTTGAAACCTTACGAGCTCTAGAAAATGCCATTTTAGAGTTTCCAGGTTGTGCCATGGTTATTTCTCATGACAGGTGGTTTTTGGACAGAATAGCCACACACATAATGGACTATCGTGACGAAGGCAAAATTAACTTTTATGAAGGCAACTACACCGAATATGCAGCGTGGTTAAAAGCGACTTATGGAACAGATGTGGTTGAACCTCATAGGCTCAAGTATAAAAAAATTAGTAAGTAACTAGTACCACATAAATAAGGCGCATTTTGCGCCTTATTTATGTCTATAAACTATCGTTGCGAAACAAAATATGACTGAGGGGGATCACTACAAGCAGTTTTGAATTTATGTGCCCTTGAATTTGATGCCCAATCGTTAACTGCTGACGATTAACCGAACATGTATCTCAAAAAAACTCGTTTTCCAGCCTGTAGATGTGAATAAACACATCTTATTACTACGTGGCAAAGTTAATGCGCTTTAGTGAATTTTATTCTACAGAGTAAATTGACTCTTTAATCGCACATTAAACCTCTGTAGGCAGATTCAAGATACTTAATATTATTTGAAATTAGTTGAAAAGTAGAAAACTTTCAATTAATACAAAACTTTACTAGTCAGTTTATTTACGATGTGTAGCAAAAACATACAGAAATGCCATTTATAAATGTATATTCCAGATCAAGGTACAAAATTAATTAAAACCGTGCAGAAACGGTTTATAAGTAATATTATCATATTAGATAAGTCTATCTAAATTTTAAATACTGTAAATAAGGAATGCTTCAATATGACCGTATTAAAAATCACTAATTCGTTATTTACACTTTTGGCTTACCTTTTTTCTGCACTACTACTTTTTGGATGTGGTGGTGGTGGTGGTGATGGTGGTGGTGCTCCTGTTACTTCAACCATTTCTATAAGCTCCTTAGACATCACTACAGTTGGGAAGTCTCTGAAGGTATCTGAAACATTTCAGCTAACTGTTACGGGAGCATTTTCTGATGGGTCTACACAAAATTTAACGTCACAAGTGACTTGGTCTGTTGACGATTCAGCAGTATTTGAAGTATCAAATGCCGGTTTAGTAACAGCTTTATCCGCAGGTACTTCCGATGTAACGGCTGCATTTGAAGGACAATCGATTGAAACCAATATTTTGGTAAAAGCCTTGACCGATTTAAAAATTTCACCGTCCTCTGCAACCTTGGCAATTGCTACTTCTGAGAAGTTAACTGTGACTGGCCTATATTCGGATAACAGTAATGAAACATTGAATAGTTTGGTTACTTGGGAGTCTTCAGATGTGAACGTTGCTACTATTTCAAACTTCGGATTAGTTATTGCTGTGTCAACAGGTGAGACTTTAATTAGAGCTAATATTGGTGAGCTAAGCTCAAGCTTGCGTGTAACAGTTTCTCCAGCGACCCTTCAATCAATAGAGATTAGTTCCCCGATGACGCAAATAGCTTCGGGCTTAACAACTACTTTTTCGGCGAAAGGTATTTATTCAGACGGAACTGAGCAAAATCTTAGTGACCAAGTGGTCTGGAGTGTATCTGACAGTGCAATAGCTTCAATAAATGCTGAAACAGGCTTACTCACCGCATTACAACCAGGCACGTCATTAGTTAATGCAGGTAAAGAAGGGCAAACCCGTTCTTTGGAGATCACCGTCAGTCCTGCTAGCTTGTCTAGTATAGCCATTACCCCATCTGATATTTCCTTAGCCAAAGGCTCAAGTGAACCCGTCAATGTCACCGCAAGTTTTTCTGATAACACTAAGCAAGATGTAAGTAGTCAGGTTGACTGGGTTAATTCAAATGACCAAATAGCTATTATTAAGGATGATTTATTCACCGTGCAGGCCTTGCTGGAAGGTTCAACAACGCTTTCTGCTTCGCTTTTAGGTGAACAAGCAGACTTGTCGATCACGGTAACTAATGCTGAATTGGTTTCTCTTGCATTGAATCC
Coding sequences:
- the ettA gene encoding energy-dependent translational throttle protein EttA, whose product is MAQYVYSMLRVGKVVPPGKHILKNISLSFFPGAKIGVLGLNGSGKSTLLKIMAGIDTDIEGEAIPQTGLKIGYLPQEPQLDETKDVRGNIEEAVADVAHALKRIDEVYAAYAEENADFDALAKEQGELEAIIQSKDGHNLENALERAADALRLPPWDADVSKLSGGERRRVALCKLLLEKPEMLLLDEPTNHLDAESVAWLERFLHDYEGTVVAITHDRYFLDNVAGWILELDRGQGIPWEGNYSSWLEQKDARLQQEEKTESARQKSIKTELEWVRSNAKGRQSKSKARMARFEELNTGDYQKRNETNELFIPPGERLGEKVIEVTGLRKSYGDRLLIDDLTFKMPKGAIVGIVGPNGAGKSTLFKMLSGDEQPDAGKIDVGESVQLASVDQFRDQTNGGNTVYKEISDDSEIIRIGNFELNSRAYCGRFNFKGSDQQKFMKDLSGGERNRVHLAKLLKAGGNVLLLDEPTNDLDVETLRALENAILEFPGCAMVISHDRWFLDRIATHIMDYRDEGKINFYEGNYTEYAAWLKATYGTDVVEPHRLKYKKISK
- a CDS encoding Gfo/Idh/MocA family protein; the protein is MQSFNWGVIGPGNIANTFAKAIASSKKGKILAVASRSEERAINFANTYQIEKIYADYVQMLADPEIDIIYIATPHNFHYQQAKMCLEAGKHVLVEKPCTVNAKQMQLLADLAQSKNLLLQEALWSRFMPCLSQLRQLLNEGIIGDIQYIQSEIGFAFQKQENSRLLKAELAGGSLLDLGIYSITVSQFLLQEHPDKVQAMGQLTDLNVDGHVFANMYYASGRYAQFTCSMLSQTSNTMRIVGTEGYVNLPACFWDTDSAAIYRDDRLIQSIDIPHPINGFEYQIEESMKCIEQNMQCSDVMSHRDSIGVLNVMDNIRKQIGVNFPGTIEAL